A region of Bos javanicus breed banteng chromosome 17, ARS-OSU_banteng_1.0, whole genome shotgun sequence DNA encodes the following proteins:
- the ZNF664 gene encoding zinc finger protein 664 isoform X4: MSGLKKRKTTHHLGWAWSRGERPGIGWERSEWLRAAWRPGGHPGRPGGGQPDFGPRRAGVGPQCRGAGVTDGGQGARRRRGSDRGEAGRRPQGSQTPEPGSIVVGAEGRGSKTALETREAAPWSLSRRVPGEASASRPSRASGASYSGDEEPSGHPVQIAAAAGRLHCLTITRAGFSPSSNRFRFLCPLSRMDSY; this comes from the exons ATGAGtggattaaagaaaagaaaaacaacccatCACTTAGGATGGGCCTGGAGCCGGGGTGAGCGCCCGGGCATCGGGTGGGAAAGGTCAGAGTGGCTCCGCGCAGCCTGGCGGCCCGGCGGCCACCCGGGCCGGCCCGGGGGAGGGCAGCCTGACTTTGGGCCTCGGCGAGCCGGCGTGGGCCCGCAGTGCCGGGGAGCGGGGGTCACAGATGGCGGCCAGGGCGCGCGGCGGCGGAGGGGCAGCGACCGGGGCGAGGCCGGGCGGAGGCCCCAAGGGAGCCAGACTCCCGAGCCGGGCTCCATTGTTGTTGGAGCCGAGGGAAGGGGGAGCAAAACAGCTTTAGAAACCCGTGAAGCCGCGCCTTGGAGCCTTTCCAGGCGGGTCCCCGGAGAAGCG agcgcCTCGCGTCCCAGCAGAGCCAGCGGAGCATCCTACTCAGGTGATGAGGAACCCTCCGGGCACCCAGTGCAGATCGCTGCTGCCGCTGGACGCCTCCATTGTTTGACCATAACAAGGGCCGGATTCTCACCCAG CAGTAACAGATTCAGGTTTTTATGTCCTTTGAGTAGAATGGATTCTTACTGA